The Numida meleagris isolate 19003 breed g44 Domestic line chromosome 10, NumMel1.0, whole genome shotgun sequence genome includes a window with the following:
- the PNP gene encoding purine nucleoside phosphorylase isoform X1 produces MKLGSPSLSMLLAPAPFSFVRPQPRLDVLTYARRNSYEVYKETADWLRAHAAQCPKIAIICGSGLGDLAEMLEHKTIFPYEDIPHFPRSTVSGHAGRLVFGELSGRPCVCMQGRFHFYEGYSISTVTFPIRVFFLLGVEILIVTNAAGGLNPHFQVGDIMLIRDHIGMFGVGGQNPLRGPNDERFGVRFPCMSDAYDQDLLSLAMESAQELGFLGFTRDGVYCMMAGPCFETIAECRVLQALGADAVGMSTVPEVIVARHCGLCVLGLSLITNTAVMSYGSQEKASHEDVLRVSASQAKALQKLVMHLISKLGPASP; encoded by the exons ATGAAGCTGGGTTCTCCATCTCTGTCGATGCTGCTTGCCCCTGCACCTTTCTCCTTTGTACGTCCCCAACCCAGGCTGGACGTCCTCACGTATGCACGCAG aaaCAGCTACGAGGTGTACAAGGAAACAGCGGACTGGTTGCGTGCCCATGCTGCTCAGTGCCCAAAGATTGCCATCATCTGCGGATCCGGGCTGGGAGACCTGGCAGAAATGCTGGAGCACAAGACGATCTTTCCCTATGAGGATATCCCTCACTTCCCACGGAGCACAG TGTCAGGGCACGCGGGCAGGCTGGTGTTCGGGGAGCTGAGCGGACGGCCATGCGTCTGCATGCAGGGACGCTTCCACTTCTACGAGGGATACTCCATCAGCACG GTCACCTTTCCCATCAGGGTCTTCTTTCTCCTGGGGGTGGAGATCTTGATTGTCACTAATGCTGCCGGGGGACTGAACCCGCACTTCCAGGTGGGGGACATCATGCTCATTAGAGATCACATTGGCATGTTTGGTGTGGGAGGTCAGAACCCGCTGCGTGGACCAAACGATGAGAG GTTCGGCGTCAGGTTCCCCTGCATGTCTGATGCCTATGATCAAGATCTGCTCAGCCTGGCAATGGAGAGTGCGCAGGAGCTGGGCTTCCTGGGCTTCACCCGAGATGGGGTGTACTGCATGATGGCGGGTCCCTGCTTCGAGACCATCGCCGAGTGCCGCGTGCTGCAGGCCCTGGGAGCAGACGCTGTGG gcATGAGCACCGTGCCAGAGGTGATCGTGGCCCGCCACTGTGGCCTGTGTGTCCTCGGGCTGTCCCTCATCACCAACACGGCGGTGATGAGCTATGGCAGCCAGGAGAAGGCCAGCCACGAGGATGTGCTGCGCGTCTCAGCCAGCCAGGCCAAAGCCCTGCAGAAGCTGGTCATGCACCTCATCAGCAAGCTTGGCCCAGCTTCCCCCTGA
- the PNP gene encoding purine nucleoside phosphorylase isoform X3 encodes MLEHKTIFPYEDIPHFPRSTVSGHAGRLVFGELSGRPCVCMQGRFHFYEGYSISTVTFPIRVFFLLGVEILIVTNAAGGLNPHFQVGDIMLIRDHIGMFGVGGQNPLRGPNDERFGVRFPCMSDAYDQDLLSLAMESAQELGFLGFTRDGVYCMMAGPCFETIAECRVLQALGADAVGMSTVPEVIVARHCGLCVLGLSLITNTAVMSYGSQEKASHEDVLRVSASQAKALQKLVMHLISKLGPASP; translated from the exons ATGCTGGAGCACAAGACGATCTTTCCCTATGAGGATATCCCTCACTTCCCACGGAGCACAG TGTCAGGGCACGCGGGCAGGCTGGTGTTCGGGGAGCTGAGCGGACGGCCATGCGTCTGCATGCAGGGACGCTTCCACTTCTACGAGGGATACTCCATCAGCACG GTCACCTTTCCCATCAGGGTCTTCTTTCTCCTGGGGGTGGAGATCTTGATTGTCACTAATGCTGCCGGGGGACTGAACCCGCACTTCCAGGTGGGGGACATCATGCTCATTAGAGATCACATTGGCATGTTTGGTGTGGGAGGTCAGAACCCGCTGCGTGGACCAAACGATGAGAG GTTCGGCGTCAGGTTCCCCTGCATGTCTGATGCCTATGATCAAGATCTGCTCAGCCTGGCAATGGAGAGTGCGCAGGAGCTGGGCTTCCTGGGCTTCACCCGAGATGGGGTGTACTGCATGATGGCGGGTCCCTGCTTCGAGACCATCGCCGAGTGCCGCGTGCTGCAGGCCCTGGGAGCAGACGCTGTGG gcATGAGCACCGTGCCAGAGGTGATCGTGGCCCGCCACTGTGGCCTGTGTGTCCTCGGGCTGTCCCTCATCACCAACACGGCGGTGATGAGCTATGGCAGCCAGGAGAAGGCCAGCCACGAGGATGTGCTGCGCGTCTCAGCCAGCCAGGCCAAAGCCCTGCAGAAGCTGGTCATGCACCTCATCAGCAAGCTTGGCCCAGCTTCCCCCTGA
- the PNP gene encoding purine nucleoside phosphorylase isoform X2 gives MAYAEEDRNSYEVYKETADWLRAHAAQCPKIAIICGSGLGDLAEMLEHKTIFPYEDIPHFPRSTVSGHAGRLVFGELSGRPCVCMQGRFHFYEGYSISTVTFPIRVFFLLGVEILIVTNAAGGLNPHFQVGDIMLIRDHIGMFGVGGQNPLRGPNDERFGVRFPCMSDAYDQDLLSLAMESAQELGFLGFTRDGVYCMMAGPCFETIAECRVLQALGADAVGMSTVPEVIVARHCGLCVLGLSLITNTAVMSYGSQEKASHEDVLRVSASQAKALQKLVMHLISKLGPASP, from the exons atggcCTATGCAGAAGAGGACAG aaaCAGCTACGAGGTGTACAAGGAAACAGCGGACTGGTTGCGTGCCCATGCTGCTCAGTGCCCAAAGATTGCCATCATCTGCGGATCCGGGCTGGGAGACCTGGCAGAAATGCTGGAGCACAAGACGATCTTTCCCTATGAGGATATCCCTCACTTCCCACGGAGCACAG TGTCAGGGCACGCGGGCAGGCTGGTGTTCGGGGAGCTGAGCGGACGGCCATGCGTCTGCATGCAGGGACGCTTCCACTTCTACGAGGGATACTCCATCAGCACG GTCACCTTTCCCATCAGGGTCTTCTTTCTCCTGGGGGTGGAGATCTTGATTGTCACTAATGCTGCCGGGGGACTGAACCCGCACTTCCAGGTGGGGGACATCATGCTCATTAGAGATCACATTGGCATGTTTGGTGTGGGAGGTCAGAACCCGCTGCGTGGACCAAACGATGAGAG GTTCGGCGTCAGGTTCCCCTGCATGTCTGATGCCTATGATCAAGATCTGCTCAGCCTGGCAATGGAGAGTGCGCAGGAGCTGGGCTTCCTGGGCTTCACCCGAGATGGGGTGTACTGCATGATGGCGGGTCCCTGCTTCGAGACCATCGCCGAGTGCCGCGTGCTGCAGGCCCTGGGAGCAGACGCTGTGG gcATGAGCACCGTGCCAGAGGTGATCGTGGCCCGCCACTGTGGCCTGTGTGTCCTCGGGCTGTCCCTCATCACCAACACGGCGGTGATGAGCTATGGCAGCCAGGAGAAGGCCAGCCACGAGGATGTGCTGCGCGTCTCAGCCAGCCAGGCCAAAGCCCTGCAGAAGCTGGTCATGCACCTCATCAGCAAGCTTGGCCCAGCTTCCCCCTGA